Proteins from one Gossypium raimondii isolate GPD5lz chromosome 8, ASM2569854v1, whole genome shotgun sequence genomic window:
- the LOC105792175 gene encoding protein ABIL1: protein MFHYLVHIVAYLQKLLTCQTYTDKEGIRQQELLAFIPRHHKHYILPNSVSKKVHFSPQLQTDPRQNYLHAKSRLQPSGIMFLSRLELFYVSCFLSRIHIQGARNISVTHWDRAVRIQNQVTHKS from the exons ATGTTTCATTATTTGGTTCATATTGTTGCTTATTTGCAG AAACTTCTTACGTGCCAAACATACACAGATAAAGAAGGTATCAGGCAGCAGGAATTGTTGGCATTTATCCCAAGACATCACAAGCACTACATTTTACCGA ATTCTGTCAGCAAGAAGGTACATTTTAGTCCCCAGTTACAAACAGATCCTAGGCAAAATTATCTCCATGCTAAATCTCGTCTTCAGCCTTCAGGTATAATGTTTCTTAGCAGGTTGGAACTCTTCTATGTTAGTTGTTTTCTTAGCAG GATTCACATTCAAGGAGCAAGAAACATCTCAGTAACTCATTGGGATCGAGCAGTCAGAATTCAGAATCAAGTGACACATAAGAGCTAG